The genomic stretch CACTGCACTTCTCCTTCGTTGTACCCAATTTTGTTCAATTCAAAAATTATTCAAAAAAAAGCCGAAAAGAAATGTAACTATTCGTTTTTTTGAAGAACTAAGTAGCAAACCAAAATCCAAAAATTGAAAAAAGAAGAACAATTTAATCGTCTGGTAGAAGATAATAAGGAGCGAATAAAACGTATTTGCAGCTATTACAATTCAAATGCGCACGATCAGGAAGACATGTTCCAGGAAATATTGGTAAACATCTGGAAAAGTCTGGATAGTTTTCGTGGAGATTCGTCGATAAACACATGGATTTACAGGGTTGCAATAAACACTTCGTTGAGTTACACAGGCAAAGCGTACAAAAAAATGAAAATGATTGTACCTGCCGACAACTACCAGTTGAATTCGCTGCTCGAAGATGAAAGTCTGGAAGCTAAAAAGCTACAGGAACAGCAACTCGAAAATCTGCAAAAGGAATTAAATCTGCTTTCGGTTATCGACAAAGCGCTAATATCGTTGCTACTTGAAGGCCTGAGTATGAACGAAATTGCCAATGTTATTGGAATTACTGAGAGCAATGTTAAAGTAAAAATTCACCGGATTAAAGCACAACTAAAAACAAAATTGGAGGAATAACATGAACCAGAATAAACAAGATACAGTAAACCTAAACACGCTTACAACAAGGTTAAAAAATGAAGACGAACGCTATGCGCGGCTTTCACAAAACTTTCAGATTGTATATTGGGTTTTAGTGGTGATTTATGTGCTTCTGATTGGCATTCACATTTGCGAAAACGAACCCATTAAAGAAATTGCCGGAATTACCTGTTTTTTGATGGCTATGCTAATTTTTGCATTTATGTTTCGCCATTTTAACAAAGAATATGCAAGTGTGGATTACTCGCAACCTACACTGCTTATGTTAAAACAGGCAGCCCAGCGCTACAAACCTTTTCAGCTTAAAACCATTTGGGCATTGGTGGCAGTATTACTTATTGACGTTGGATTAAGTTTAAACGAATCATTGGGATTTGAACTGATACGTTTGCAAATCGTTTTTGTGGCCATCTTTGGTATCGCACTTGCAATAGGACTGCTATTCTGGAAAATTCGTTACAAACCTTTGCGCGACGACGCCTTACATTTGATTCGTGAACTTGAAAACGATATCGCCGCAGATTAGTATAGTCCTTTGTTAATATTCATCTTTTACCAACACAAACTTTAATAAGGTACTGCCTCGATTCAGTCAGAAATTGTAAAATTATTTTTATATCGCTTGCGACTTATTTAAAAATCATTACATTTGTATCGCATACGACTTATTCATGCACGATATTTAAAAATACATAACAATGAAAAACAATTTTTATCAATTTTCAGCACAGAGTCTGCAAGGCAGAGAAATTAAAATGGAAGCCTACAAAGGCAAAACAGTTTTGGTAGTGAACACCGCCAGCAAATGTGGATTAACACCCCAGTTTGAAGGCTTGGAAGCACTAAACAAAAAATACAAAGACAAAGGTTTGGAGATTCTTGGCTTTCCGTGTAACCAGTTTGCCAACCAGGAACCCGGCGACGAAAAATCCATTTCGGAAGGCTGCATGATCAATTATGGTGTAACATTTCAAATGTTTTCGAAAATTGACGTTAATGGCGAAACAGCCCACCCCATTTACAAATACCTGAAGAATGAGCTGGGTGGTACTTTCGGAAGCAAAATAAAATGGAATTTCACCAAATTTTTAATCGACGCCGAAGGAAATCCGGTAAAACGGTTTGCGCCAACCACTAAGCCCGAAAAAATAGACAAGTACCTGGAAAAGGTTTTAAACTAGTGGTTTTATGTTTGGGTAATATTTCCATTTTACATGCGGGAATTTTACCTAAATATTCGCTACACCGATTTTTAATGTAATTTTGTTCTTCTTATGGAATACGATCAATTAAAACTTAGCAACCAGGTTTGTTTTCCCATTTATGCAGCTTCGCGATTAATAACACGCGAATACCAACCGCTACTCGACAAGCTGGGAATTACCTATCCGCAGTACCTGGTTTTAATGGTTCTTTGGGAAACCGACAATGTAACTGTAAACAAAATTACCAATAAACTGATTCTGAATACCAATACCGTAACTCCTCTTTTAAAACGAATGGAAGTGCTTGGATTAATTTCCCGAACACGATCGGAAAATGACGAGCGAAAAGTAATGGTCAGCCTAACTGAAAAAGGAAAAGAACTGCGCGTAAAAGCAGCTGAGATTCCTGCACAATTGGTAAAAAAACTGGATACCGGGAAATTAGATTTAAACGAACTTATCGATCTTCGGGAAAAATTAAACCGTTTAATTGATTCCATGGTTTCCAGGGAGTAGATCCTTTTTCCTTACAGCACATTCCATTTTACTTTATCAAGAAATTATTTTTTTAGCATGAAAAACGACAAACACATCGTTATTCCTGACAGGGACGGAAATTTGATTGCCGAAAACGGTGCGTACTTTGTTCCGCCAAAACACTGGGCCTTTTTACCGGCCGGCGATGCAGGAGTTACCCGAAAGGTTACAGCACGCGGACATTACATGCGTGTTCAGGAAAAAAAAGGAAGACGTTTTATTTCGAAAGGAATTTGGGCTCCTGCGCAAATAATTGCTGAAGCTAAAAAGGAAATGGACACCACGCGTTCAA from uncultured Draconibacterium sp. encodes the following:
- a CDS encoding RNA polymerase sigma factor, which produces MKKEEQFNRLVEDNKERIKRICSYYNSNAHDQEDMFQEILVNIWKSLDSFRGDSSINTWIYRVAINTSLSYTGKAYKKMKMIVPADNYQLNSLLEDESLEAKKLQEQQLENLQKELNLLSVIDKALISLLLEGLSMNEIANVIGITESNVKVKIHRIKAQLKTKLEE
- a CDS encoding glutathione peroxidase is translated as MKNNFYQFSAQSLQGREIKMEAYKGKTVLVVNTASKCGLTPQFEGLEALNKKYKDKGLEILGFPCNQFANQEPGDEKSISEGCMINYGVTFQMFSKIDVNGETAHPIYKYLKNELGGTFGSKIKWNFTKFLIDAEGNPVKRFAPTTKPEKIDKYLEKVLN
- a CDS encoding MarR family transcriptional regulator, encoding MEYDQLKLSNQVCFPIYAASRLITREYQPLLDKLGITYPQYLVLMVLWETDNVTVNKITNKLILNTNTVTPLLKRMEVLGLISRTRSENDERKVMVSLTEKGKELRVKAAEIPAQLVKKLDTGKLDLNELIDLREKLNRLIDSMVSRE